One Vallitalea longa genomic window, TGAAGTTGTTAAATAGGGAACCTGTTGAAATGCCAGAATTTAATTTCAAAATTGGTAAAAGAGAATATAATGGGCAAGTGTTGCATCTGGAAAAAAATGATTTGTTAGTTGTTGAAGGTATTCACTGCCTTAATGATAAATTATCAGTTGGTATACCAAAAGAGAATATGTTCAAAATATATATAAGTGCTTTGACCCAACTTAATGTGGATAATCATAATAGAGTACCAACAACGGATGCAAGATTACTTAGACGTATAATTAGAGATAATACTTACAGAGGTACTAATGCAGAAAAAACCATCGCTATGTGGCCTTCAGTGAGAAAAGGAGAAGAGTTATATATATTCCCATATCAAGAAAAAGCAGATGTTATGTTTAATTCGGCTTTGGTTTACGAATTGGCAGTTCTGAAACAATATGCTGAGCCACTATTATTTAGTATTCCAAAAAATAAACCGGAATATATAGAAGCCAAAAGACTAATTAAATTTCTAGACTATTTCTTAGGTGTCAGTAGTGAAAAAATACCTAGAAATTCTTTAATTAGAGAATTTGTTGGTGGAAGTTGTTTTAGATAGAGCAATAAAAAAAGGGGTTTGTCATATAGACAAATCCCTAGTTTATTTTAAATTTGGAATGGATATAGGTATATTTATAATTATTTCTGTTCCCATTTCTAGTTTGCTTCGTACTTTAATTTTACCTTTATGACCTAAAACGATTATTTTAGCAATAGATAGTCCAAGACCATGTCCGCCAGTTTCTCTAGTTCTAGATTTATCAGAACGATAAAAACGGTTGAATATATTACCTAAATCTTCACGACTGATTCCAATACCTGTATCTTTAATACTAATACTTATATCAGAATCTGTTTTAGTAGACTTTAAAATTATTTTACCAGATGGAGGAGTATATTTGATAGCATTATCAACAAATATTCTAATGGCTTGTTTTAATCTATTTCTATCACCAGTTATTAATATTTCTGGAGTAATAGAATCTTCAATAATATGTTTTTTGTCTATGATTTTTGTTTCTCTTATAACTTCATTTAATAGTTCATCAATATAGAAGTTTTCTCTATTATATTTTAGGGTCTGATTATCATGTCTTGCAAGAAATAATAGATTTTCTACAAGATCTTTCATGTTTTCTGCTTCATTCTTTATAGCTTCTATAGATTCATCAAGAACATCTTCATCTTTTTTACCCCATCTCTGTAACATGCCGGCATAACCATCAATTATAGAAATCGGGGTTCTTAGCTCATGGGATACATCAGAAACAAATCGTTTCTGTTTAGTATAATCTGTATTAAGGCTATCAAGCATTTTGTTCAAAGTGTAAGCTAAATCTTTTAATTCATATTTTGCTTCACTGATATTTAATCTAGCATCCATATTATATATTGTTATATCCTTTGCCATTGTGGTCATAGTATATATGGGTTTCAGTACTTTCTTACTTTTTAGTGATCCGAATAGCCATATAATTATTAAACCGAATAGTTCACCAGCACCTACCAGAATTGCTAACATACTTGCTCTATGAGCGAATGCTTGTATATTGAAATAATAAAAGATTTTATGGAATTTGCCGTTAAGGGATATAATATCTTTATAAGGCAATTTTTTATTTTCTTTTATGAACTCGAAATATTTCAACTTGGTTTCTGGATATGGTGTATCATAAATATTATTGTCACTAGAATAAACGATATTATCATCAAGTTCTGTTATTATGATATCACAGTCTCTAAAAGTAGCGACTGTTTTTATTTTATTCTTTAGTTCCAGTTCCGTGGTACAACTACGTAATATATCTTCATCTATAGATATTTTTTTTGGTATGAAAATTTTATGCTCTAAATATAAATATCCACTTATAACTATTAATATCGTAAAAATACAGCTGATTATATATAGAGTGATATAATTATAAGTTATTTTTTTCTTAATAGAGAACTTGACTTTCCGAATATTATTATTAAAAATATTGTTGAATAATTTTAATATCGTATAGGGTAGGATAATAATATTTATTAGTAATTTTTTCATGAAACTAAAAAATTTATTCATCTTTTATTAAATATCCTACCCCTCTTACCGTATGAATCATGTCCATACTATATTTTTGATCGATTTTACCTCTTAAATATCTAATATATACATCAATAATATTAGTATCTCCATAATATTCAAATCCCCAAACTTTTTCTAGAATATTTTCTCTGCTTAGAACTATGTTCCTATTTTCTAATAGATACACAAGTAATTCAAACTCTTTTTTGGTTAATATAACCTCATCTTCATTTACTTTTACTTGACGTTGTTGTTTGTTGAGAGTTAAGTTTTTAAAAGATAGAATAGAATTGTTAGTTGTGCTATTGATTACGTTTCTTTTAAGTGCAACTCGCATTCTTGCTAGGAGTTCTTCTATAGCGAAGGGTTTTGTAAGATAGTCGTCTGCACCCATATCAAGTCCCATTACTTTATCAGATACGTCATCTTTTGCGGTAAGCATAATTATAGGAACACTTGATGTTTGTCTAATTCTTCTACATACTTCAATTCCGCTTAATATAGGTAACATTAAATCAAGTATAATTAAATCCACATCAGATTTTAAGCCTTTTTCAAGTCCTTCCCTGCCATTAGATGCTATATCGACCTCATAACCTTCATATTTTAATTCAAGTTCTAAAAATCTTGCGATTTTGGTTTCGTCTTCAACTATTAAAATCTTGTTTGACATTTGTACCACCTCTTAATTTTCAATATTAACTTCGTTGTAGTCTTCATCTTCAGTTACTTCTAATGTAGAAATTATATCATCACTTTCTTTTGGAGTATTAGTTGGTTTAACAACATTACTATCATGGGAATTTGCATTATTCTTTTGAATAATAACTTTGCAATCAGTTATAATAATGATTAATAATACAAACAAAAGGTCGATAAAACTTAGATAAATGTATCTCATTCGTAAGAATAATAAAAAAATGAGTATTACCATAATTGGTAGATTCATTAAAGTTTCATTCTTTCTGATGATAATCAATTTATACTTGAGCATATCTACAATAATATCTTTTAGTTTACTAAACATCCTACGGAAAATAGAATTCTTTTTCTTGTTTAGATATCTTATAGCTTTATTTAAGTCACCTTTTGATTTTCTTAATGCTTTTTCAGCATCAGCATAGCTTATATTCATTTTTTTTAGAATATATTCAATATCATTATCTCGGATAACCATGCTATACCTCCTTTGGTTACATTGGGAAATTAGATTTCCTTAGAATGACATAACATATGATTATAAAAATATTATAAAAAAGTATTATTATTATCACTTTAATATGTAATTAAAATTTAATTAATTTTAATCTAAATATGGAATTACTATACACATTATAAATCAATTATAGTAAAATTGAAACCAGTTTACTATTTATTTTTAAATAAAAGCTAAGGAAATTGCAATTATTAAGGATTTATTACGAAAAAATTAAACAATTATGGAATTTACTACATTTATAAAAAATGCCATTTGACAAATAATATATATAACGATATAATTACTAACTGAATGAGTAAGCCAAATGGTCGCGCATACTAATGTTGAAAAACTGTATGTGAGGAAAGTCCGAGCTCCATAGGGTAGGATGCCAGATAACGTCTGGTGGAGGTGACTCCAAGGATAGTGCAACAGAAATAAACCGCCAAGAAATTGGTAAGGGTGGAAAGGTAAGGTAAGAGCTTACCGCCCTTTTGGCGACAAAAGGGGCATATGTAAACCCCATCTGGAGCAAAACCGCATAGAAGAGCATATAGTGGTGACCCGTCACGCTCTTGGGTAGGTTGCTAGAGCTTACTGGTGACAGTAAGTCGAGATAGATGACCATTCATGACAGAACTCGGCTCATCGGCTTGCTCGTATTATTTACAAGACTTATTTGGATTATACAATTAAGTCTTTTTATATTATATTGTTTGGGGTAAATTATATTAAAAATGATTAAAATACAGTATAATAGGGTTATATTCATAAGGATCTGAGTCCTTATTTAGGAGGGAAGTAAATGAGTAAAAAGATTTATATGATATGTTTAATAATTATAGTTGTAGGTATTAGTGCATCTTGTAAAAGTAGTGAAGAAGAAGCAAAAAAATATGGTGAAGAGTTTAAGGTAATGGTAGATGATTTTGGTAAAGGAGAAATATCCTACAAACAGTGCGATAAATATTACGAAGAGATTGATAAGAATAAGGTGACTGATTTAATTTCGGATCTATCAACCAAAATGAATAATATTAATGATTCAAAAAACAATTATTCTTTAGGTGAAGAAAAATATAAGGATCAGCAATGGTCAGAAAGTATTAAATATTTTAGTAATGTAATAAGAGATGACGAAGAAAATTTTAGCGATGCAATTGAAAAAAGAAATGAAATCATAGATACATATATCAAAGAGACTGACAGATTGGAACTTGGATATTTTTATGATGAGGCAATTGCTAAGTTAGAGGAGATAAGTTCTTATGTGACAGATTCTAGTGTTGTAAGTGATAAAATACAAGAATATAAAAATAGAAAAAACGATATAGTATTATATGAAGGAGATATCAAGAATATATTTTTCCATTCATTGATTGCTTTTCCAGAATTGGCTTTTGATGGTGATTTCATGGAAGAAGGATATAATATGTGGATGACTACTGTGGATGAATATAAAAAGATGTTAGAGCAGATGTATGAAAGAGATTATGTTTTGATTGATGTCAATATGTTATATGAGACAAAAGAAGTAGATGGTAAGCAGGTAGTCGAAAGAAAAGATTTGTATTTGCCAAAAGGCAAAAAACCAGTAATTCTTTCACTTGATGACCAAAACTATTATGAATATATGGAAAAAGATGGTTTTGCTGATAGACTTGTATTGGATAAAGAGGGGAATGTAGCTACTTTTACTAAATTACCTGATGGTGGAAATCTAGTTGCTAGAGATAATGATTGTATTCCAATAACAGATGTCTTTGTTGAAAAACATCCAGATTTTTCTTATAGAGGTGCAAAAGGGATTGTAGGATTAACTGGATATGAAGGAATAATGGGTTATAGAACAGATTTATTTGATTCACCCACATTCGAGGAAGATGTTAAGACTACCAAAGCTATTGCAAATAGATTAAAAGAGACTGGATGGTTGTTTGCTTCACATAGTTATGGACATATTAGGTTCCCTGAAAAAGGTATGCCTAGAGTTAAGAAAGATACCAAACAATGGGACGATGAAGTACCACCGATAATAGGTGAGACAAACTTATATATATATCCATTTGGTGCTTCAGTGGGTAAGGATGATGAAAAATTTAAACTCCTTCAAGAATATGGATTCCAAGTATTTTTTGGTGTAGGAGTTCATACTAATCTAAGATTTACAGATGATGCTGTGCTGATGGATAGATGTAATTTGGATGGATTCAGAATGCATTATGGTAAGAATCAATTAGAAGACTTGTTCGATGTTGATTATGTGTATGACAAGAGTAGACCAAAATTTAAAGATAATTAGTATTAACAGTACCCCTGAGTTTTAAACTCAGGGGTTTATTTACGTTATAGTAGATTTAATTTTTCATTTATGGAATATTTTTTATAGTTATCCAAATAATAGCTATATAAATATAGTAAGGATGAAAATCATGAATAAATATATCGAGAAATTTATCAATAAGAGTTTTAATAAAACATCAAATAAAAATAAAAAGAATATCAATAAGTACAATAGAAAAATATCTACTAACCTTCAAACTAATATAGCTTATATTAAAAAAGAATTCGGCAATAGTCATGATATCATTTATCGTGAAATTAATATAGGGAGTAAAATATGTGTTCCGGCAATAGTAATTTCAATTAATGGGTTAGTTAATCTTAGTGTCCTGGATTTTGATATTCTAAAAAGAGTAATGCATGAAGATATAAAATTAAAAGAAGATTTTTTAGAATATATTAAAAAAAGTATTATAACCATGACTGATATTAAAAATATTGATAATATGGATAAAGTATTTGAAGCTATATTATCAGGTGAATCAGTAATGCTCATTGATGGATATAGTATTGCTTTTGAACTTGATACTAGAGGATGGGAAGATAGAGGCATTAGTGAACCTATAAACGGATCAGTTGTCAGAGGTCCTAGAGAAGGATTTTCAGAAACTCTTCTTCTTAATACAGCGCTATTAAGAAGAAGAATCAAAACACCTAAGTTGATGTTTGATTTAATTAATTGCGGTGAATTTACTAAGACTGATATAGTTATAGCGTATATTAAAGGTATAGCAAATGATAAGATAGTTAAAGAAGTAAAGGAAAGAATCAATAAAATCAATATAGATGGTATATTGGACTCAGGCTATATTGAACAGCTAATAGAAGATGAACCAATAAGTCTATTTCCTACCATAGGAAATACTGAAAGACCTGATCAAGCGGCAGGTAAATTATTAGAAGGAAGAATTGTCATATTAGTTGATGGTTCTCCTATTGCCTTAACGGTTCCTTATTTATTTGTTGAGAACATACAAGTTACTGAAGATTATTATACAAGACCTTTTTATGCTACTTTTACAAGGATAATCAGGATATTATCAATCATCATTGTAGTTTTTTTACCTGGATTCTATATTTCAGCACAGACATATAATCAAGAAATGCTTCCTACACACTTATTTATAACTATGGCAGCTTCTAAAGAAGGGGTTCCATTCCCTGCTTTCATAGAAATATTGATAATGTCAATACTATTTGAAGTTCTGAAAGAAGCAGGAATCAGAATGCCAAAGCAAATAGGTCAAGCACTAAGTATAGTTGGAGCGCTTGTACTAGGTCAAGCAGCGGTAGAAGCAGGCTTTGTAAGTAATCCAGCAGTTATGATTACTGCATTGACGGGGATTGCTACATTTGTAATATATTCACTTAATGATTCTATTACAATTCTAAGGTTTATTTTTATGATTCTCGCAGCAGTAGGTGGACTATTTGGTATGCTTGTAGGGACAATATTTTTATTATTACATTTAGTAAGTATTAGATCATTTGGTGCACCATATATGTCACCATTTGGACCTAGAAATGCAAAAGACATGAAGGATTCAATAATCAGAGCTCCTTTGTGGATGATGACTTCAAGGTCTCAGATCATCAGTAAAAACAAAAAGAAGCCTTCTGACAGATCTATTGATACTAATAGGTAGTAAATTGGAAATAATAATTTTTTGAATGGAGTATATGATGAATGAGAACGGTAAGATTTCATATAAACAAATAGTTAGTCTGATTATTATGACTATTTCACCTACAGCCATATTATATCTTCCTACTTTGATATATAAAGAAGCTAAACAAGATGGTTGGATCAGTATTATAGTAGTAACTGTATATTCTTTATTTTTAACATTCGTAATCAATAAACTGAATTTGATGTTTGTTGATAAAACTATAATTGAGTATAGTGTAGATATAGTTGGAAAATATTTTGGAAAAACTATTGGTCTAATATATTGTGTAATGTTCATTAATCTTAATAGTACAGTGATTAGAGAATTCTCAGAATTTTTGGCGGGACCTTTCATGATGGAAACACCTATATTGTTTTTTACTATAGGTATCATGTTGCCCTCCATATTTGGAGTATATAAGGGTATAGAAGTGATTGGGAGAACTGCTCAGATTATTTTGCCCATATTTATTGGTGCAGTTGTGATAATCATAATATTAGGAATAAAAGATATGAATTTCAGTAATCTACAACCAATAATGGAGGATGGTTTTGTTCCTGTGTTAAAAGGGGCAACGAGACAGATGAGTTGGTTTAGCCAACCAATGATACTAGTAATCATTATGCCTTTTATAAATAACCCACAAAAAGTAGGTAAAACGTCATATCTAGCTGTTATTTTGACAAGTTTTCTGATTCTATCAGTAAATATCAGCATAATAACTACGTTTGGCTGTCAGACAAAAATAATGATTTATCCCTTTTTATCATTTGCCAGATATATAACTGCATTAGGTTTTATTGAAAGACTTGATTCCATAATCATGTTCTTATGGATAGGAGGAGTTTTCGTCAAGATTGTCGTTCTTCACTATTGTTCGGTTATTTCTATTAGTCAATTATTCCAGGTTAAGGATTATAGGAAACTATCTATACCTGTAGGCATTATTCTTATCGTCATATCAACTGTAGCATGGAAGAGCTTGGTAGAATTAAAAGATTATATCAAATCATTTAATTATTACTTTAATGTTTCTATTCAGGCTGGTATTCCAATTACATTGATTGTAATAGAGAAAATCAAGAGGAGATATATATAACATGAAAGTTAAGGTTCCATTGATAATAATGATAATAGTACAGATGTTATTATTAACCAGTTGCTGGAGTAAAAAAGAATTAGATGAAATATCAATCTTATCCGGGGTGGGCATAGACAGTTATGATGAAGAAAATCTATTATTGACTATGCAGGTTATACTACACAGAGAAATGAAGATTGAATCTCAGACAGGAAAAAGAGGAGAGGAAAGTCCTACTCAGAATATTGAAGCTATAGGTGGTTCGCTTATTGATGCAAATAGAAATTTCGTACTTCAAACTGGTAGACATGGGTATTGGCCTCATATAGCAGTAATTGTTATTGGAGAAGAACAAGCAAGGAAAGGTATATCTCCTATATTGGATATATTAGAAAGAGATCATGAAATAAGGCAAAGAACCTATCTGCTGGTTACCAAAGACAAGGCAAAGGATATATTAATGGCAGAAACAGTTGACTTAGAAGTTATTCAAGCATATAACATCAAAGATATGATAGAAAACTCATATGAACATGGTGAAAGTGCCAAAGTGGATTTACACAAATATTATCTCATGAGTTCAGAGAAGAACAATAGTTGCTATGTAACTGGCATCAATACTATCAAAGATGATAATACAGAAAAAGTCACAAGTAACTTGGAGTTAAAAGATACTGGTATATTCAAAGAAAACAAACTTATCGGATGGTTCGATTCAGAACAAACCAGAGGATTGCTATGGATAATAGATGAGCTTAACAGTTGCGTTTCTAGAATAAATTATCCAAAAGATAAAAAGGATTTCGTTTTCATAGAAACTTTACGTAGCAAAACAAAAGTCAAACCAGTAGTCAAAAATGATAATCTGGAAAAAATTGTAATTGACGTGTCATCACAGAATATTCTTGCCCAAGCCAACGAGCATATTGATTTAACTAAAGTTGAGTCATTAGATGAAATAGAAAAGGAATTGGAACATCTGGTAAAAACTCAGATGGAAAGCTCTCTAGTCAAGGGAAAAGAACTTAATGCAGATGTATTTGGCTTTGGAGAGATTATCCATAAGTACGAACCCGAATTGTGGAAAGAGATAAAAGAATATTGGGAAGACATATTCTTGACTACACCAATTGAAATAAATGTTGATATGAATATCAAGAGAACTGGTCTAATATCAAAAAGTAAAAAAGATGAAGGAATGTAAGTGATGTTTGAAGATGGAAAAATATCGTATAGAAGTGTTGTTGGGATAATTATCACAACTATAGGACCAACTGCAATATTATATTTACCAACTATAACTTATAAAGAAGCTAAACAAGATGGATGGATTTCTGTATTGATAACTACAATATTTGGTTTCATAGTTGCTTATTCCGTAGCTAATTTAGGAAATATGTATAAAGACAAAACAATCATACAATATAGTAAAGATATAATCGGTAAGATACCTGGTAAGATAATAGGGTTTGCTTATTGCATCCATTTCATATATATAAATGCATTCATACTAAGAGAATTCGCTGAACTCTTAGCTGGAGCTTTCATGAGTAAGACCCCTATCTTATTTTTCGTAATCGGTATAATATTACCTTCTATTTATGGTGTCTATAAAGGTTTGGAAGTAATAATAAGGATAAATCAGATTATATTTCCCATATTTATGTTATCCATATTAGCTATACTAGCATTTTCATTGAAAGATACTGATTTTACAAGAATATTACCTATCCTTGATAATGGAATAGAGCCGATTATTACAGGAGGATATAGGAATCTGCTATGGTTTACTGAGGTAGTGGTTCTAGCTATGTTTATACCATATATTAACGAACAAAAAAAGATTAAAAAGCCGATAACCATAGCTTTACTTATTGTTGGAGTATTGGGTGCATTCATAAATCTGATAATAGTTGCTACTTTTGGTGCCAATACTGAATATTTAACTTATCCATATCTTTCATTAACTAGATATATAAGTGTGGGATTCTTAGAAAGACTGGATGCCATAATATTATTTATGTGGATTGCTGGAGTATATATGAAGATAGTGGTATTTCATTATTGTGCAACTCTAGCTTTAGGACAATGGCTGAATATCAAGAAGTTCAAAATTTTAGCAATTCCAATAGGAATATTATTAGTTGTTTTATCATATGTATTATGGGACAACCTTGAATTGTTAAAATATCAGATTGCATATATATTTGTTACACCATTTGTTATAATACAAGGTGTAATACCTGTTTTACTATATATAATAGCTCTGATTAGAAATAAATTTAATAAAAAGAAGGTAACTAGCAGTTTGAATAACAAATAATAATTATAATTTTAAAATATTTACTTGGAAAATATCTAAAATTGTATTATACTATAAACATCAGCATAATTTCATTAGGGAAAAAATGTAAAAAAGTTATAATTTCATAGTTATATAACATTATTACATTGCTATGCTAAAGTAGATTAAGTTTATTCTTAATATAATTAGTTTATATAGTCTTTTTATCTTAAAACTGTTAGTAGATTAATATAATATATTATATATATTTTAATTAATTGTTTTTTGTTTGTCTTATATATACTAATATTTACATAATTATTTCTATATAGATGCTCAATAACTTATCTGAAATTAACTTTGATAGTGCAAAAAGTCATATCACTAAACCTAATAATATTTTTTCTTATATATACTCAATAATACAATCTAAATAAAATAATAATATTATCATTATTCATAGGATAGCTATTTAAATTTTTAACTATCAGAATCTTCACATCATGGTGATACTAGATAATATTCGCAATTTTGAAATGATTGAATATTTATATTGGAGTTTTTTATCTAATTAAGGTATTCATTCATATAAAGCAATTACTATAACTTTATAATAATAAGGTTTATTAGTAATTGCAAAAAAATCTTAAGGGGTGTGATTCATGGAGGAAGTAATTAGTTATTTAAAGAAAAAGAGTCAACTAATTTATGACATCAATTGCATCAAAAAATATATTGAAGGAGGGGATTATGATAAGAATCTGAAAAGCACTTGGGAACGTTACAAGAAAGAACTCACTGAACTCAATCAAAAAATTGAAGAAATCAGAGTACCTCAGCTAAAAGAATTTGATAATAAAAAACAGGATATTCTAGATTCCATTAAAGAGCATGAAGAAAAAATTAGACTATTAAGGAAACAGTTGAAAGATATTGATAAAATAATAATCAAATTACAAATGGATTAAACTTATTAACTGTTTCAAGTAAACAATAGTAAGGAGAGTAGATATGGATAAATTAAAAAAATGTCAATGCGAAGATATGAGTGAAGAAGAAAAAATAGCCATAATAGAAGAATTTATTGATGAGTATAAAAACAAGGAAGGATCTTTAATACAAGTATTGCATATTGCTCAAACTATTTATGGCTATTTACCTATTAACATTCAAAAATTAATTGCAGATGGATTAGACAAGCCTTTATCAGAAGTTTCTGGTGTTGTAAGTTTTTATTCATTTTTCTCAACTACCCCAAGAGGAAAGTATACTATAAGAGTCTGTTTAGGGACAGCATGTTATGTCAGAGGTGGTAAAAAAATCCTGGATAAGTTACAAGAAATATTAGGCATTGGAGTAGGTGAGACTACAGAAGATCAAAAATTTACTCTAGAAGTGATGAGATGTATTGGAGCCTGTGGTTTAGCTCCTGCTATATCAATTAATGATACTGTGTACAAGCAGGTAAATCCAGATAAACTTAGCGAAATACTAGAGAAATATTAGTTGAAGGAGATGAAGTCATGGCAAAAATAATGAATATAAGTGATTTAAAACAAATCAAAAATGAATTTGATGAAATGACAAAAAAATATCAATATAACTTACATGTATGTTTTGGTGCTGGTTGTATTTCTTCAAATTGTAAAGATGTAAAAGATGCTCTAGTAGAAGCTTTAAAAAGATATAATTGTTATGATAAAGTATTAATTACTGAAACTGGATGTATAGGAGCCTGTCATCTTGGTCCCTCACTTTTAGTAGAACCGGGAAATATCTACTATATTAAATTGCAACCTGAGGAAATGGAAGAGATAGTACTAAAACATATAATAGGTGGACAAGTAGTAGAAAGAAAATGTTACTATGATGAAAATTCAAAAAAACATATACATAAACTCCACAAGATACCATTTTTTGAAAAACAGAAAAAAATTGTACTTAAAAATTGTGGACAAATTGATTTTAGTTCAATAGATGAATACATAGCTCATGATGGTTATCTATCATTAGAGAACATTTTTGAAAATAAAACTCCAGAAGAAGTAGTAAGAGTGATGAAAGATTCTGGATTAAGAGGTAGAGGTGGTGGTGGTTTCCCAACGGGATTAAAATGGGAATTCGCAGCAAGGTCTGAGTCAGACCAAAAATATGTTATATGTAATGCTGACGAAGGAGACCCAGGAGCTTTTATGGACAGAAGTTTGTTAGAAGGAGATCCTCATGCAGTTATAGAAGGTATGACTATAGCTGGTTATGCTATAGGAGCTAATAAAGGTTATGTTTATGTACGTGCAGAATATCCTTTGGCTGTTGAGAGATTGAATATTGCTATAGAAAAAGCTAGAGAATATGGACTATTATCAGATAATATTATGAATAGTGG contains:
- a CDS encoding complex I 24 kDa subunit family protein codes for the protein MDKLKKCQCEDMSEEEKIAIIEEFIDEYKNKEGSLIQVLHIAQTIYGYLPINIQKLIADGLDKPLSEVSGVVSFYSFFSTTPRGKYTIRVCLGTACYVRGGKKILDKLQEILGIGVGETTEDQKFTLEVMRCIGACGLAPAISINDTVYKQVNPDKLSEILEKY
- a CDS encoding GerAB/ArcD/ProY family transporter, which produces MFEDGKISYRSVVGIIITTIGPTAILYLPTITYKEAKQDGWISVLITTIFGFIVAYSVANLGNMYKDKTIIQYSKDIIGKIPGKIIGFAYCIHFIYINAFILREFAELLAGAFMSKTPILFFVIGIILPSIYGVYKGLEVIIRINQIIFPIFMLSILAILAFSLKDTDFTRILPILDNGIEPIITGGYRNLLWFTEVVVLAMFIPYINEQKKIKKPITIALLIVGVLGAFINLIIVATFGANTEYLTYPYLSLTRYISVGFLERLDAIILFMWIAGVYMKIVVFHYCATLALGQWLNIKKFKILAIPIGILLVVLSYVLWDNLELLKYQIAYIFVTPFVIIQGVIPVLLYIIALIRNKFNKKKVTSSLNNK